A single genomic interval of Eurosta solidaginis isolate ZX-2024a chromosome 3, ASM4086904v1, whole genome shotgun sequence harbors:
- the LOC137245694 gene encoding CDK5RAP3 protein homolog, which yields MMNEADIPIDIHTLKLQDWLVSRRIVPKTIQRNIKEIRAKISNALEDMPANDQLIKLLSGTNINYYHCKDIVEILKQTEKDTKGVFGTYGSKRMKDWQEIVRLYERDNLYLAEAAQIYVRNVNYEVPGVRKQMTKLEQQSDECVKRIQELCKSEAQLLAEHALLLQQLGVKGENLNEEFVQILNNLPELYANSIRDIGKLQEAIDLCSEGSNKLCFPILRHLIEFGNTTVYQYVHKEAPLAIEEPPVKLNFSPANLSASVGAEDNVIDYGCADDNGGTSSTVSAEMIDLGDFSLEGNNASSVDGDVAGDNGEDIDWGIESPTNNAVEINFEIPIEEFGIVVESAGMDGGIAKGEQALTLLDSPSYRDRFLDEIYELEAFLRMRLYELNQLDSSGNVMFSLLDNISTFDAESIQKMLLNIEMILTVVCNEQTHHLFQLKHSPKYADLLANKLKRMSKAVEKIRETKEALRTRSLDLKQQRMGLNPVLTELVLQTKKLQLHIENDISKRYKNRVVNLMGGVN from the exons ATGATGAAC GAAGCGGATATTCCTATTGACATACATACTTTGAAGCTGCAAGATTGGTTGGTGAGCCGAAGAATTGTACCTAAAACTATACAGAGAAATATAAAGGAAATTCGTGCGAAAATTTCAAATGCCCTTGAAGATATGCCAGCAAATGATCAGTTAATCAAATTGTTATCCGGCACAA ATATAAATTATTACCACTGTAAGGATATTGTTGAAATACTTAAACAAACTGAAAAAGACACTAAAGGCGTTTTTGGCACTTATGGCAGTAAAAGAATGAAAGATTGGCAAGAAATTGTACGCTTGTACGAAAGGGATAATCTCTATCTTGCCGAAGCCGCACAAATTTATGTACGTAATGTTAATTATGAAGTTCCTGGAGTACGAAAACAAATGACAAAATTAGAGCAACAAAGCGATGAATGTGTTAAGCGTATTCAAGAGCTTTGCAAATCGGAAGCACAGTTGTTAGCCGAACATGCTTTATTGTTACAGCAATTGGGTGTTAAAGGCGAAAATTTGAATGAAGAATTCGTTCAAATTTTGAATAATTTACCAGAATTGTATGCAAATTCAATACGTGATATTGGCAAATTACAAGAGGCTATTGATTTGTGCTCTGAAGGAAGCAATAAGCTATGTTTCCCCATACTCCGTCACCTTATAGAGTTTGGCAATACTACCGTTTATCAGTATGTGCACAAAGAAGCGCCCTTAGCCATCGAAGAACCACCAGTGAAACTAAACTTTAGCCCAGCTAATTTGTCAGCGAGTGTTGGTGCAGAAGACAACGTGATTGATTATGGCTGCGCTGATGATAATGGTGGTACTTCATCTACAGTTTCAGCTGAAATGATAGATTTAGGCGATTTTAGTTTAGAAGGAAATAACGCTTCATCGGTTGATGGAGATGTTGCTGGGGACAATGGTGAAGATATTGATTGGGGCATCGAGAGTCCAACAAATAATGCAGTGGAGATCAATTTTGAAATACCTATCGAAGAATTCGGAATTGTTGTTGAGAGTGCCGGTATGGACGGAGGCATTGCTAAAG GAGAACAAGCCTTAACCTTACTTGATTCACCATCCTATCGCGATCGTTTTTTGGATGAAATTTACGAACTTGAAGCATTTTTACGCATGCGCTTATATGAGCTGAATCAGCTGGATTCATCTGGTAATGTTATGTTCTCGCTGCTAGATAACATATCAACCTTCGATGcagaaagtatacaaaaaatgttgttgaaTATAGAAATGATCTTAACTGTTGTATGTAATGAGCAAACGCATCATCTCTTCCAACTCAAACACTCGCCCAAATATGCTGATTTACTAGCAAATAAGCTAAAACGAATGTCAAAGGCTGTAGAAAAGATACGAGAAACAAAAGAAGCACTAAGGACACGATCTTTAGATTTAAAGCAGCAGCGAATGGGTTTAAATCCAGTGCTAACAGAATTAGTGCTGCAAACAAAGAAGCTTCAATTGCATATTGAAAATGATATTTCAAAACGCTATAAAAATCGTGTGGTAAACTTGATGGGCGGTGTAAATTGA
- the fsd gene encoding transmembrane protein 183 isoform X1 produces the protein MIADVIVDNDDDGSTAILEKFIKTQRKGKTHLRTNDIYLDLKPMARSGKCRGTEKMRKYHRSMKRAAEYDNSPAAYNTMHSLIWYHVADYISPEYVQTFALICRQTADIVNTRRFWNRIYKNYCMKSLSTFGWVMSLPHHLSLHSLRDCDKATLRTRVIESLFLTYEPLSERNKNHEYVLDRLLGYIYVASWYEQDDCIWRMCYKFRQKNTSESKRLKDLNEVLSNETDTDDWETLVGKFSSSKNHYPAPQQHINHDVCLLVISCERFLPFPNQLLYESGSARISLLATRQMLATDMRSLNLELDFRDLSSKVITTVKYSRIVSCKAYNWWHPDFRNVQDFNKCAVIIEYGMDEKCIETNIHLHYFIRGGLRGTIGLRSPIIPKVSENAIR, from the exons ATGATAGCTGACGTTATAGTGGATAATGACGATGATGGCTCCACTGCAATTTTGGAGAAGTTTATAAAAACCCAGAGAAAAGGCA AAACACATTTAAGGACAAATGATATATATCTTGATTTGAAACCAATGGCACGTTCAGGCAAATGTAGAGGTACGGAAAAAATGCGAAAATATCACAGATCCATGAAACGGGCTGCTGAGTATGATAATTCACCTGCGGCCTACAATACAATGCATAGTCTCATATGGTATCACGTTGCAGATTATATATCACCTGAGTATGTTCAAACATTCGCTTTAATTTGCCGTCAAACGGCAGATATTGTAAATACACGTAGATTTTGGAATCGGATTTATAAAAATTACTGCATGAAATCACTTTCCACATTCGGATGGGTAATGTCGCTACCACACCATTTGAGTTTACATAGCTTACGGGATTGCGATAAAGCTACATTGCGGACTCGTGTAATAGAATCCCTATTCCTAACTTATGAGCCACTATCGGAACGAAATAAAAATCATGAATATGTATTGGATAGATTACTTggatatatatatgtagcttcaTGGTATGAGCAGGATGATTGCATTTGGAGAATGTGCTATAAATTCCGACAGAAAAACACGAGCGAATCCAAAAGACTAAAAGATTTAAATGAAGTGCTTTCAAATGAAACCGATACTGATGACTGGGAGACTCTGGTGGGAAAATTCTCGTCATCCAAAAACCATTATCCGGCTCCACAACAACATATCAATCATGACGTTTGTTTGTTAGTAATAAGTTGCGAGCGCTTCCTTCCTTTTCCCAACCAACTACTTTATGAAAGTGGTAGTGCTCGTATATCCCTTTTAGCTACCCGACAAATGCTTGCTACTGATATGCGTAGCTTAAATTTGGAATTAGATTTTCGAGATTTGTCAAGCAAAGTTATAACTACCGTGAAATATAGCCGAATAGTCAGTTGTAAAGCGTATAATTGGTGGCATCCAGATTTTC GTAATGTCCAAGATTTTAATAAATGTGCTGTCATTATCGAGTATGGTATGGACGAAAAATGTATTGAGACTAACATACATTTGCATTACTTCATACGTGGCGGTCTCCGTGGTACGATTGGACTGCGCTCGCCTATCATACCGAAGGTCTCGGAAAATGCAATACGATAA
- the fsd gene encoding transmembrane protein 183 isoform X2: MIADVIVDNDDDGSTAILEKFIKTQRKGKTHLRTNDIYLDLKPMARSGKCRGTEKMRKYHRSMKRAAEYDNSPAAYNTMHSLIWYHVADYISPEYVQTFALICRQTADIVNTRRFWNRIYKNYCMKSLSTFGWVMSLPHHLSLHSLRDCDKATLRTRVIESLFLTYEPLSERNKNHEYVLDRLLGYIYVASWYEQDDCIWRMCYKFRQKNTSESKRLKDLNEVLSNETDTDDWETLVGKFSSSKNHYPAPQQHINHDVCLLVISCERFLPFPNQLLYESGSARISLLATRQMLATDMRSLNLELDFRDLSSKVITTVKYSRIVSCKAYNWWHPDFRKYLK, from the exons ATGATAGCTGACGTTATAGTGGATAATGACGATGATGGCTCCACTGCAATTTTGGAGAAGTTTATAAAAACCCAGAGAAAAGGCA AAACACATTTAAGGACAAATGATATATATCTTGATTTGAAACCAATGGCACGTTCAGGCAAATGTAGAGGTACGGAAAAAATGCGAAAATATCACAGATCCATGAAACGGGCTGCTGAGTATGATAATTCACCTGCGGCCTACAATACAATGCATAGTCTCATATGGTATCACGTTGCAGATTATATATCACCTGAGTATGTTCAAACATTCGCTTTAATTTGCCGTCAAACGGCAGATATTGTAAATACACGTAGATTTTGGAATCGGATTTATAAAAATTACTGCATGAAATCACTTTCCACATTCGGATGGGTAATGTCGCTACCACACCATTTGAGTTTACATAGCTTACGGGATTGCGATAAAGCTACATTGCGGACTCGTGTAATAGAATCCCTATTCCTAACTTATGAGCCACTATCGGAACGAAATAAAAATCATGAATATGTATTGGATAGATTACTTggatatatatatgtagcttcaTGGTATGAGCAGGATGATTGCATTTGGAGAATGTGCTATAAATTCCGACAGAAAAACACGAGCGAATCCAAAAGACTAAAAGATTTAAATGAAGTGCTTTCAAATGAAACCGATACTGATGACTGGGAGACTCTGGTGGGAAAATTCTCGTCATCCAAAAACCATTATCCGGCTCCACAACAACATATCAATCATGACGTTTGTTTGTTAGTAATAAGTTGCGAGCGCTTCCTTCCTTTTCCCAACCAACTACTTTATGAAAGTGGTAGTGCTCGTATATCCCTTTTAGCTACCCGACAAATGCTTGCTACTGATATGCGTAGCTTAAATTTGGAATTAGATTTTCGAGATTTGTCAAGCAAAGTTATAACTACCGTGAAATATAGCCGAATAGTCAGTTGTAAAGCGTATAATTGGTGGCATCCAGATTTTCGTAAATATTTAAAATGA
- the LOC137245699 gene encoding uncharacterized protein isoform X3 yields the protein MRGPVSDSCKDSEYDGDEKGDDSDVESTNYLFAKDTKLSKGIFKPTFVRQNAYTSVLIEVLQKSSCLWNPDDKDYSNNRARAKCKQEIIKEIKKRCGITLNNKTLWKNIHVLYTNYKATMSSIEEKTESKLKKLSDVVMGYFEKCSFLAGTPEGFLDIEDESPNTSQIDNPISINDNDSDIDDRKENSSEVSSINEFLPKETNLSKKFKPTFSKQNANTSVLIEIFENSSCLWNPDDKNYNNNTARAHSKKEMIKEMKKRCHISLNNKTLLKSLRVLYTRYRATALAIEKQGSKSKPKKMSAVVRAYFEKCSFLASAQEGFLDIEDETPNTNSNLSFATLNSTTIAFIETYSRFPSLYDSKHEDYCYVLLRKQKYKEMAKILKAEHNIELSDNEIYKGIYYLRHWYFKIKERNGKRSNKQTLSSASQFYLDKCNFLPDRITREKTKCPECDKSFQTRAVKQVHMYKQHNIGELPYKCQECNKTFSSNAALRGHQNRNHMEKVHKCEFCERSFAVLPDLKHHMEMHTGHKPFICELCGKAFRTKTRMGYHKNAIHIKLRAFKCNMCPKDFLKARDLKDHIKSHLNIRDKICETCGKGFTNSHALIRHRQLHAEVKKFACKFCEKRFYQFVGLNSHMKHRHGIYKNKQRKSIKEVENIDVVTKINP from the exons ATGCGAG GTCCAGTTTCGGATAGTTGCAAGGATTCAGAATATGATGGTGATGAAAAAGGGGACGATTCCGACGTTGAATCTACAAATTATCTCTTTGCAAAAGATACAAAGCTATCGAAAGGAATT TTTAAACCAACATTTGTTAGGCAAAATGCTTATACCTCTGTACTCATTGAAGTTCTTCAAAAGTCTTCATGTTTATGGAATCCTGATGATAAAGACTACAGTAATAATAGAGCGCGCGCTAAATGTAAACAAGAAATAATCAAGGAGATAAAAAAAAGATGTGGAATAACGTTAAATAACAAAACCCTTTGGAAAAATATACACGTTTTATACACAAATTACAAGGCAACCATGTCGTCCATAGAGGAGAAAAccgaatcaaaattaaaaaaattatctgACGTAGTCATGGGATATTTTGAGAAGTGTTCTTTTCTCGCAGGTACACCGGAGGGATTTCTAGACATTGAAGATGAATCTCCGAATACTTCG CAAATTGATAATCCTATTTCGATTAATGATAACGATTCAGATATTGACGATAGGAAGGAGAACAGCTCCGAAGTGAGTTCTATAAATGAGTTTTTGCCGAAAGAAACAAATCTATCAAAAAAG TTCAAGCCCACATTTTCTAAGCAGAATGCTAATACTTCAGTattgattgaaatttttgaaaattcttcATGCTTATGGAATCCTGATGATaagaattacaacaacaacacagctcGAGCTCATAGCAAAAAAGAAATGATAAAAGAGATGAAAAAAAGATGTCATATCTCTTTAAATAATAAAACGCTTTTAAAAAGTTTACGCGTGCTGTACACAAGGTATAGGGCAACCGCATTGGCTATAGAAAAACAAGGCAGCAagtcaaaaccaaaaaaaatgtctGCTGTAGTCAGGGCATATTTCGAAAAGTGTTCGTTTCTCGCATCTGCACAGGAGGGATTTCTAGACATAGAGGATGAAACTCCAAATACTAATTCG AATCTAAGCTTTGCCACTTTAAACAGTACAACGATAGCGTTTATCGAAACATATTCACGTTTCCCATCTCTCTACGATTCCAAGCATGAAGACTACTGCTATGTACTTCTACGTAAACAGAAATATAAAGAAATGGCTAAAATCCTAAAAGCCGAACACAACATCGAACTTAGCGATAATGAAATCTACAAGGGAATATATTATTTACGACATTGGTACTTCAAGATAAAAGAACGTAATGGCAAGAGGTCAAATAAGCAAACCTTGTCAAGTGCATCCCAATTTTATTTagataaatgtaattttctaCCAGACAGAATAACTAGAGAGAAAACAAAATGTCCTGAGTGTGATAAATCATTTCAAACAAGAGCTGTTAAGCAGGTTCATATGTATAAACAACACAATATTGGTGAACTTCCTTATAAATGCCAGGAATGTAATAAGACATTCAGCTCGAATGCCGCTTTGAGAGGTCACCAAAATCGTAATCATATGGAAAAAGTGcataaatgcgaattttgcgaaagAAGTTTTGCTGTACTGCCAGATTTAAAACATCATATGGAAATGCATACTGGCCACAAGCCATTCATATGTGAATTGTGTGGAAAAGCGTTTCGTACCAAAACCCGTATGGGCTATCATAAGAATGCAATACATATAAAATTGCGTGCATTTAAGTGTAATATGTGTCCAAAGGACTTTTTAAAAGCACGCGATTTAAAGGATCATATAAAATCACATCTAAATATCCGCGATAAAATTTGCGAAACTTGTGGCAAAGGGTTTACAAATTCGCATGCACTCATTCGGCATAGACAATTGCATGCCGAAGTGAAAAAATTCGCTTGTAAGTTCTGTGAAAAACGATTCTATCAATTTGTAGGTTTAAATTCGCATATGAAACACAGACATGGGATTTATAAAAATAAGCAAAGGAAATCTATAAAAGAAGTAGAGAATATAGACGTAGTAACTAAAATTAATCCATGA
- the LOC137245699 gene encoding uncharacterized protein isoform X1: MDICGNVLVSKDTLKFALKCLYCEIDLDEWESFVAHIQSLHHTDEEPCIYPTVQLDCKESMSFEWMKEESDLHDTATQNKESVNDLKLEISSTEEFVECERMEGPVSDSCKDSEYDGDEKGDDSDVESTNYLFAKDTKLSKGIFKPTFVRQNAYTSVLIEVLQKSSCLWNPDDKDYSNNRARAKCKQEIIKEIKKRCGITLNNKTLWKNIHVLYTNYKATMSSIEEKTESKLKKLSDVVMGYFEKCSFLAGTPEGFLDIEDESPNTSQIDNPISINDNDSDIDDRKENSSEVSSINEFLPKETNLSKKFKPTFSKQNANTSVLIEIFENSSCLWNPDDKNYNNNTARAHSKKEMIKEMKKRCHISLNNKTLLKSLRVLYTRYRATALAIEKQGSKSKPKKMSAVVRAYFEKCSFLASAQEGFLDIEDETPNTNSNLSFATLNSTTIAFIETYSRFPSLYDSKHEDYCYVLLRKQKYKEMAKILKAEHNIELSDNEIYKGIYYLRHWYFKIKERNGKRSNKQTLSSASQFYLDKCNFLPDRITREKTKCPECDKSFQTRAVKQVHMYKQHNIGELPYKCQECNKTFSSNAALRGHQNRNHMEKVHKCEFCERSFAVLPDLKHHMEMHTGHKPFICELCGKAFRTKTRMGYHKNAIHIKLRAFKCNMCPKDFLKARDLKDHIKSHLNIRDKICETCGKGFTNSHALIRHRQLHAEVKKFACKFCEKRFYQFVGLNSHMKHRHGIYKNKQRKSIKEVENIDVVTKINP, from the exons aTGGATATTTGTGGAAACGTTCTTGTTTCAAAGGACACCCTGAAATTTGCATTAAAATGTTTATACTGTGAAATAGATTTGGATGAATGGGAATCATTCGTTGCTCACATACAAAGCTTACACCACACAGATGAAGAACCATGTATATATCCCACAGTGCAGTTGGATTGCAAGGAAAGTATGTCGTTTGAATGGATGAAGGAAGAAAGTGACTTACATGATACAGCTACACAAAATAAAGAATCTGTAAACGATTTAAAATTGGAAATATCATCTACTGAGGAATTTGTGGAATGCGAG CGAATGGAAGGTCCAGTTTCGGATAGTTGCAAGGATTCAGAATATGATGGTGATGAAAAAGGGGACGATTCCGACGTTGAATCTACAAATTATCTCTTTGCAAAAGATACAAAGCTATCGAAAGGAATT TTTAAACCAACATTTGTTAGGCAAAATGCTTATACCTCTGTACTCATTGAAGTTCTTCAAAAGTCTTCATGTTTATGGAATCCTGATGATAAAGACTACAGTAATAATAGAGCGCGCGCTAAATGTAAACAAGAAATAATCAAGGAGATAAAAAAAAGATGTGGAATAACGTTAAATAACAAAACCCTTTGGAAAAATATACACGTTTTATACACAAATTACAAGGCAACCATGTCGTCCATAGAGGAGAAAAccgaatcaaaattaaaaaaattatctgACGTAGTCATGGGATATTTTGAGAAGTGTTCTTTTCTCGCAGGTACACCGGAGGGATTTCTAGACATTGAAGATGAATCTCCGAATACTTCG CAAATTGATAATCCTATTTCGATTAATGATAACGATTCAGATATTGACGATAGGAAGGAGAACAGCTCCGAAGTGAGTTCTATAAATGAGTTTTTGCCGAAAGAAACAAATCTATCAAAAAAG TTCAAGCCCACATTTTCTAAGCAGAATGCTAATACTTCAGTattgattgaaatttttgaaaattcttcATGCTTATGGAATCCTGATGATaagaattacaacaacaacacagctcGAGCTCATAGCAAAAAAGAAATGATAAAAGAGATGAAAAAAAGATGTCATATCTCTTTAAATAATAAAACGCTTTTAAAAAGTTTACGCGTGCTGTACACAAGGTATAGGGCAACCGCATTGGCTATAGAAAAACAAGGCAGCAagtcaaaaccaaaaaaaatgtctGCTGTAGTCAGGGCATATTTCGAAAAGTGTTCGTTTCTCGCATCTGCACAGGAGGGATTTCTAGACATAGAGGATGAAACTCCAAATACTAATTCG AATCTAAGCTTTGCCACTTTAAACAGTACAACGATAGCGTTTATCGAAACATATTCACGTTTCCCATCTCTCTACGATTCCAAGCATGAAGACTACTGCTATGTACTTCTACGTAAACAGAAATATAAAGAAATGGCTAAAATCCTAAAAGCCGAACACAACATCGAACTTAGCGATAATGAAATCTACAAGGGAATATATTATTTACGACATTGGTACTTCAAGATAAAAGAACGTAATGGCAAGAGGTCAAATAAGCAAACCTTGTCAAGTGCATCCCAATTTTATTTagataaatgtaattttctaCCAGACAGAATAACTAGAGAGAAAACAAAATGTCCTGAGTGTGATAAATCATTTCAAACAAGAGCTGTTAAGCAGGTTCATATGTATAAACAACACAATATTGGTGAACTTCCTTATAAATGCCAGGAATGTAATAAGACATTCAGCTCGAATGCCGCTTTGAGAGGTCACCAAAATCGTAATCATATGGAAAAAGTGcataaatgcgaattttgcgaaagAAGTTTTGCTGTACTGCCAGATTTAAAACATCATATGGAAATGCATACTGGCCACAAGCCATTCATATGTGAATTGTGTGGAAAAGCGTTTCGTACCAAAACCCGTATGGGCTATCATAAGAATGCAATACATATAAAATTGCGTGCATTTAAGTGTAATATGTGTCCAAAGGACTTTTTAAAAGCACGCGATTTAAAGGATCATATAAAATCACATCTAAATATCCGCGATAAAATTTGCGAAACTTGTGGCAAAGGGTTTACAAATTCGCATGCACTCATTCGGCATAGACAATTGCATGCCGAAGTGAAAAAATTCGCTTGTAAGTTCTGTGAAAAACGATTCTATCAATTTGTAGGTTTAAATTCGCATATGAAACACAGACATGGGATTTATAAAAATAAGCAAAGGAAATCTATAAAAGAAGTAGAGAATATAGACGTAGTAACTAAAATTAATCCATGA
- the LOC137245699 gene encoding uncharacterized protein isoform X2: MDICGNVLVSKDTLKFALKCLYCEIDLDEWESFVAHIQSLHHTDEEPCIYPTVQLDCKESMSFEWMKEESDLHDTATQNKESVNDLKLEISSTEEFVECERMEGPVSDSCKDSEYDGDEKGDDSDVESTNYLFAKDTKLSKGIFKPTFVRQNAYTSVLIEVLQKSSCLWNPDDKDYSNNRARAKCKQEIIKEIKKRCGITLNNKTLWKNIHVLYTNYKATMSSIEEKTESKLKKLSDVVMGYFEKCSFLAGTPEGFLDIEDESPNTSQIDNPISINDNDSDIDDRKENSSEFKPTFSKQNANTSVLIEIFENSSCLWNPDDKNYNNNTARAHSKKEMIKEMKKRCHISLNNKTLLKSLRVLYTRYRATALAIEKQGSKSKPKKMSAVVRAYFEKCSFLASAQEGFLDIEDETPNTNSNLSFATLNSTTIAFIETYSRFPSLYDSKHEDYCYVLLRKQKYKEMAKILKAEHNIELSDNEIYKGIYYLRHWYFKIKERNGKRSNKQTLSSASQFYLDKCNFLPDRITREKTKCPECDKSFQTRAVKQVHMYKQHNIGELPYKCQECNKTFSSNAALRGHQNRNHMEKVHKCEFCERSFAVLPDLKHHMEMHTGHKPFICELCGKAFRTKTRMGYHKNAIHIKLRAFKCNMCPKDFLKARDLKDHIKSHLNIRDKICETCGKGFTNSHALIRHRQLHAEVKKFACKFCEKRFYQFVGLNSHMKHRHGIYKNKQRKSIKEVENIDVVTKINP; the protein is encoded by the exons aTGGATATTTGTGGAAACGTTCTTGTTTCAAAGGACACCCTGAAATTTGCATTAAAATGTTTATACTGTGAAATAGATTTGGATGAATGGGAATCATTCGTTGCTCACATACAAAGCTTACACCACACAGATGAAGAACCATGTATATATCCCACAGTGCAGTTGGATTGCAAGGAAAGTATGTCGTTTGAATGGATGAAGGAAGAAAGTGACTTACATGATACAGCTACACAAAATAAAGAATCTGTAAACGATTTAAAATTGGAAATATCATCTACTGAGGAATTTGTGGAATGCGAG CGAATGGAAGGTCCAGTTTCGGATAGTTGCAAGGATTCAGAATATGATGGTGATGAAAAAGGGGACGATTCCGACGTTGAATCTACAAATTATCTCTTTGCAAAAGATACAAAGCTATCGAAAGGAATT TTTAAACCAACATTTGTTAGGCAAAATGCTTATACCTCTGTACTCATTGAAGTTCTTCAAAAGTCTTCATGTTTATGGAATCCTGATGATAAAGACTACAGTAATAATAGAGCGCGCGCTAAATGTAAACAAGAAATAATCAAGGAGATAAAAAAAAGATGTGGAATAACGTTAAATAACAAAACCCTTTGGAAAAATATACACGTTTTATACACAAATTACAAGGCAACCATGTCGTCCATAGAGGAGAAAAccgaatcaaaattaaaaaaattatctgACGTAGTCATGGGATATTTTGAGAAGTGTTCTTTTCTCGCAGGTACACCGGAGGGATTTCTAGACATTGAAGATGAATCTCCGAATACTTCG CAAATTGATAATCCTATTTCGATTAATGATAACGATTCAGATATTGACGATAGGAAGGAGAACAGCTCCGAA TTCAAGCCCACATTTTCTAAGCAGAATGCTAATACTTCAGTattgattgaaatttttgaaaattcttcATGCTTATGGAATCCTGATGATaagaattacaacaacaacacagctcGAGCTCATAGCAAAAAAGAAATGATAAAAGAGATGAAAAAAAGATGTCATATCTCTTTAAATAATAAAACGCTTTTAAAAAGTTTACGCGTGCTGTACACAAGGTATAGGGCAACCGCATTGGCTATAGAAAAACAAGGCAGCAagtcaaaaccaaaaaaaatgtctGCTGTAGTCAGGGCATATTTCGAAAAGTGTTCGTTTCTCGCATCTGCACAGGAGGGATTTCTAGACATAGAGGATGAAACTCCAAATACTAATTCG AATCTAAGCTTTGCCACTTTAAACAGTACAACGATAGCGTTTATCGAAACATATTCACGTTTCCCATCTCTCTACGATTCCAAGCATGAAGACTACTGCTATGTACTTCTACGTAAACAGAAATATAAAGAAATGGCTAAAATCCTAAAAGCCGAACACAACATCGAACTTAGCGATAATGAAATCTACAAGGGAATATATTATTTACGACATTGGTACTTCAAGATAAAAGAACGTAATGGCAAGAGGTCAAATAAGCAAACCTTGTCAAGTGCATCCCAATTTTATTTagataaatgtaattttctaCCAGACAGAATAACTAGAGAGAAAACAAAATGTCCTGAGTGTGATAAATCATTTCAAACAAGAGCTGTTAAGCAGGTTCATATGTATAAACAACACAATATTGGTGAACTTCCTTATAAATGCCAGGAATGTAATAAGACATTCAGCTCGAATGCCGCTTTGAGAGGTCACCAAAATCGTAATCATATGGAAAAAGTGcataaatgcgaattttgcgaaagAAGTTTTGCTGTACTGCCAGATTTAAAACATCATATGGAAATGCATACTGGCCACAAGCCATTCATATGTGAATTGTGTGGAAAAGCGTTTCGTACCAAAACCCGTATGGGCTATCATAAGAATGCAATACATATAAAATTGCGTGCATTTAAGTGTAATATGTGTCCAAAGGACTTTTTAAAAGCACGCGATTTAAAGGATCATATAAAATCACATCTAAATATCCGCGATAAAATTTGCGAAACTTGTGGCAAAGGGTTTACAAATTCGCATGCACTCATTCGGCATAGACAATTGCATGCCGAAGTGAAAAAATTCGCTTGTAAGTTCTGTGAAAAACGATTCTATCAATTTGTAGGTTTAAATTCGCATATGAAACACAGACATGGGATTTATAAAAATAAGCAAAGGAAATCTATAAAAGAAGTAGAGAATATAGACGTAGTAACTAAAATTAATCCATGA